In Patagioenas fasciata isolate bPatFas1 unplaced genomic scaffold, bPatFas1.hap1 Unplaced_16, whole genome shotgun sequence, one DNA window encodes the following:
- the LOC136116129 gene encoding olfactory receptor 14C36-like, whose translation MSKSSFISQFLLLAFADTRELQLLHFWLFLGIYLAALLGNGLIITTIAWDQHLHTPMYFFLLNLSLLDLGSISTTVPKSMANSLWDTRVISYAGCAAQLFLFFFLASAEFYLLTIMSYDHYIAICKPLHYGTLLGSRACVHMAAAAWATGFLHALLHTTNTFSLPLCKGNVLGQFFCEIPQILKLSCSHSYLRELGLLVVSVWLGFGCFVFIVVSYVQIFRAVLRIPSEQGRHKAFSTCLPHLAVVSLFANTAMFVYLTPPSIFSPSLDLVVSVLYSLVPLAVNPLIYGMRNQELKVALKKVIQSLFCQQQLVTQVSSEVISNSSQDPPLDCAFYL comes from the coding sequence ATGTCCAAAAGCAGCTTCATcagccagttcctcctcctggcgttcgcagacacacgggagctgcaactcttgcacttctggctcttcctgggcatctacctggctgccctcctgggcaacggcctcatcatcaccaccatagcctgggaccagcacctccacacccccatgtacttcttcctgctcaacctctccctcctcgacctgggctccatctccaccactgtccccaagtccatggccaactctctgtgggataccagggtcatttcctatgcaggatgtgctgcccaactcttcctgtttttctttttagcttcagcagaattttatcttctcaccatcatgtcctacgaccactacattgccatctgcaaacccctgcactacgggaccctcctgggcagcagagcttgtgtccacatggcagcagctgcctgggccactgggtttctccatgctctgctgcacacgaccaatacattttcactgccactgtgcaagggcaatgtcctgggccagttcttctgtgaaatcccccagatcctcaagctctcctgctcacactcctacctcagggaacttgggcttcttgtggtcagtgtctggttaggatttgggtgttttgtgttcattgtggtgtcctatgtgcagatcttcagggccgtgctgaggatcccctctgagcagggacggcacaaagccttttccacttgcctccctcacctggccgtggtctccctgtttgccaACACTGCCATGTTTGTCTATCTGACGCCCCCCTCCATTTTTTCACCaagcctggacctggtggtgtctgttctgtactcactggtgcctctagcagtgaaccccctcatctatggcatgaggaaccaggagctgaaaGTGGCACTGAAGAAAGTGATTCAATCACTTTTCTGTCAGCAACAATTAGTTACCCAAGTCTCTTCAGAAGTTATTTCCAATTCATCTCAGGATCCTCCTTTGGACTGTGCATTTTATCTGTGA
- the LOC136116218 gene encoding olfactory receptor 6E1-like, with the protein MFLSQHHELKFNMGPENGTAVTEFVLEGFSGLDQRLQLLLSLFFLLIYLTTVMGNTTITFLVYADHRLQTPMYFFIANLAFLEIWFTSSTSIKLVVILGSGKRTISLSSCFAQSYFYFSLGCTEFVLLVVMSFDRYVAICQPLRYAAIMKPQLCIHLVVAAWVTGFTLLSYRLVILSQLTFCGSNEIHHFFCDNSTLFKLSCSDTSLLWKIDSVFLSFVVLGSLCLTLAFYMCILFCIVHLPAASGRKKAFTTCSSHLTTLAIAYGSCIVLYACPSEYVSLETNSIVALLNTVLYPFLNPFIYGLRNKTVILALNEAIARTTTQIFP; encoded by the coding sequence ATGTTCCTGTCTCAGCATCATGAACTGAAATTCAACATGGGACCAGAAAATGGAACTGCAGTTACTGAGTTTGTCCTAGAGGGTTTCTCAGGGCTTGATCAAAGACTACAGCTCTTactctctctgttctttctgctcATATACCTGACAACAGTGATGGGGAACACTACCATAACTTTCCTCGTATATGCAGATCACCGCCTACAAACCCCCATGTACTTTTTCATTGCCAATCTGGCCTTCCTAGAAATCTGGTTTACATCCTCCACAAGCATAAAATTGGTTGTGATCCTGGGTTCTGGTAAGAGAACAATCTCACTAAGCAGCTGCTTTGCCCAATCCTATTTCTAtttttccctgggctgtacagagtTTGTTCTACTAGTTGTCATGTCCtttgaccgctatgttgccatctgccaaCCTTTGCGTTATGCTGCCATCATGAAGCCTCAGCTCTGCATCCACCTGGTTGTTGCTGCTTGGGTCACAGGCTTCACACTCTTGAGTTACCGCCTGGTCATCCTCTCCCAGCTGACTTTCTGTGGCTCAAATGAGATCCATCACTTTTTCTGTGACAACTCCACCTTATTCAAACTGTCCTGCTCTGACACCAGCTTGCTCTGGAAAATAGACTCTGTTTTCTTATCATTTGTCGTTCTCGGTTCCTTATGTTTAACTCTGGCATTTTACATGTGCATCCTTTTCTGCATTGTACATCTTCCAGCAgcctctgggaggaaaaaagcttttaccACGTGTTCTTCCCATCTCACCACTTTGGCCATTGCATATGGGAGCTGTATTGTTCTCTATGCATGTCCTTCAGAATATGTTTCCTTGGAGACTAACAGCATTGTAGCGTTGCTGAACACTGTTCTGTACCCATTCTTAAATCCATTCATCTATGGTCTCAGAAACAAGACTGTGATACTGGCCCTGAATGAAGCCATTGCCCGTACAACAACACAGATTTTCCCCTAA